The stretch of DNA CTTAGGAAGTCATTTCCCCTTGTAATCACATTGTTATTATCGAAAAGAATAATATCCGTTGTATCGTCATTATTGTCTTGATCCGGCAGCGTCTTAACCGCGTGCTGGCCACCTGGATACTTTAAATGGCCTTTGGATTCTAACAAATAAGGCTTGTAGGCATCCGGCCATTTTTCCGGGGATGATAAAATCCACTGAATCTCCCCCTTTGGATAAGACAGCTTCATGACAAGATCTTGATTTCGGCTGGAAACAAGAATGCTATGATCCGTTTCATCAAACCAGATCGCATTTTGATGGAACCAATCTCCTTCATCTGCGCCTTCACCATTATAATCCTCGTAGAATGATTCGGGTAAAATATCTCTAAAATCAAAGGATCTTACCGTTTCCCCTGTTTGTCTATCAATTTCAACCATCTTATCTTCAATGTACGCTGAGTCTGTGTCGTGCGTCGTTGCCAGCAAGTTGCCATTCGGAAGTTCAACAACATCATGGTGAAGGATATCTGTACTGTCGTAATCACCTAAATGAATGAGGTAGGAGCGAGATACTTTCCCTAACATATCCATCTCTAACAATTCATTGTATTTGTCTTGCCCCTCTTCCTTTGTAATATATAATAGATGTCCGTTGTCCAATCGTCTAAAAATGTGAGAATTCCACAGCGTCGAATACCAGCGAACATCTGCATGGTCATCAACAGCATAAGCGTAACGTGAACTCGTCGTAATGAAAGTTAAACCTTTTTCCATTTTTTCAGTATCCGCTTTGATAAGATCCGTGGTTAAAAAATCATCTGGAAGGGGTTCAGTTTGTATGTGTAATTGTGTTGTTTGTGTCTCCCCATCTTGATTCGTCGCTTCTACAGTAACCGTATTTTTATAATCTGGATATAATCCTAGAACAGGGAGCTGGTGTTCTGTCTTATATTTCGTAAACGTTTTTGTGATATCACTATTG from Tuberibacillus sp. Marseille-P3662 encodes:
- a CDS encoding aryl-sulfate sulfotransferase, producing the protein MKRNIMIYGVIVAVILIGLFAFNTEQTIGQPEPNVEAKDVHFDQKSKSDVKQISTSDVSRINQQKQMEQKLLTSYHKKAHSFKNPFITLDPYDAAPLTALVMFQTDEPMKVSLTVEGKDNNSDITKTFTKYKTEHQLPVLGLYPDYKNTVTVEATNQDGETQTTQLHIQTEPLPDDFLTTDLIKADTEKMEKGLTFITTSSRYAYAVDDHADVRWYSTLWNSHIFRRLDNGHLLYITKEEGQDKYNELLEMDMLGKVSRSYLIHLGDYDSTDILHHDVVELPNGNLLATTHDTDSAYIEDKMVEIDRQTGETVRSFDFRDILPESFYEDYNGEGADEGDWFHQNAIWFDETDHSILVSSRNQDLVMKLSYPKGEIQWILSSPEKWPDAYKPYLLESKGHLKYPGGQHAVKTLPDQDNNDDTTDIILFDNNNVITRGNDFLSGNYSRAVQYRINEKENTVKEVWSYGENRGEEFFSTIVGDADVLAETGNRLITSGYIDVDNGMNSRIVETNDQDPAKVIYELIISGFESGSHRQAYRAHRLSLYPEQKWHFELGQKE